From the genome of Geobacter sp. SVR, one region includes:
- a CDS encoding cytochrome c biogenesis CcdA family protein, with protein MTFLDNIEQIITLYPLVAFGAVFLAGVLSSASPCVLATIPLVVGFVGGYSDGDKWKAFRYSLVFVLGLSLTFTAFGAAAGLLGTMFGTLGGPWYLIAGTIALVMGGQLMGLYEIRLPIKRDFKPKQGGIVGAFLLGLFFGIVSSPCATPVLVVLLTLVAGKGQVFYGIALLFSYAIGHCLLMLFAGTFTGFVEGFVKARGVVNFSLWAKRVSGSIVALVGGWFVWQYF; from the coding sequence ATGACCTTTCTCGATAATATCGAACAGATTATTACGCTCTATCCGCTGGTGGCTTTCGGGGCGGTGTTCCTGGCCGGGGTGCTTTCATCCGCCTCCCCCTGCGTGCTGGCAACCATCCCGCTGGTGGTCGGATTTGTAGGCGGCTACAGCGATGGCGACAAGTGGAAGGCCTTTCGTTATTCCCTGGTTTTTGTTCTTGGGTTGTCGCTGACCTTCACCGCCTTTGGTGCGGCAGCCGGTCTTTTGGGGACCATGTTCGGCACTCTGGGAGGGCCTTGGTATTTGATCGCAGGAACCATTGCATTGGTCATGGGTGGCCAGTTGATGGGGTTGTATGAGATTCGACTGCCGATTAAACGGGACTTCAAACCAAAGCAAGGCGGAATTGTCGGTGCGTTTCTGCTGGGGCTATTCTTCGGGATTGTTTCCTCACCCTGCGCCACTCCGGTACTGGTAGTACTGCTGACGCTGGTCGCCGGAAAAGGTCAGGTGTTTTATGGTATCGCACTCCTGTTCAGCTATGCCATAGGCCATTGCCTGCTGATGCTCTTTGCTGGCACGTTCACCGGCTTTGTCGAAGGATTTGTCAAAGCACGGGGAGTCGTAAACTTCTCCCTTTGGGCAAAACGAGTAAGTGGGTCTATAGTAGCTTTGGTTGGAGGTTGGTTCGTTTGGCAGTATTTTTGA
- a CDS encoding cytochrome c biogenesis CcdA family protein encodes MTTGISQLDMIVGAGLFTVLPVIFTMGLMSGLSPCSIPTVALVVGYVSKADNTRRLHGFLLALSFVMGIAIVLTVLGGISGYAGGLLLQSKLLFAKGSIGMKIFLGSVCFIFIMLGFWMLNLINFNGVNLMERIGVRQQSGPVGAFLLGLPFGIAASPCTLPVTIAVLIFLAAKGSFVLGALLMFSYAAGRSIPILLAGTCTGFIKGIRRFDKIQFVMEKIGGLVMITIGVYFIFKSILKIDLLKMFF; translated from the coding sequence ATGACAACAGGAATTAGTCAACTGGACATGATAGTCGGTGCCGGGCTTTTCACGGTTCTGCCGGTAATCTTCACCATGGGGCTCATGAGTGGTCTGAGCCCCTGTAGCATTCCTACAGTTGCACTGGTGGTTGGATATGTCAGCAAGGCGGATAATACGCGACGACTGCACGGGTTTCTGCTGGCCTTAAGTTTTGTGATGGGAATTGCGATCGTACTAACCGTTTTGGGTGGAATTTCAGGATATGCCGGTGGTCTGCTGCTGCAAAGCAAACTACTGTTTGCAAAAGGCTCCATCGGTATGAAAATTTTCCTAGGATCAGTTTGCTTTATTTTCATCATGCTAGGATTTTGGATGCTCAATCTGATCAATTTCAACGGAGTTAATCTGATGGAAAGGATTGGTGTACGACAACAAAGCGGCCCGGTCGGTGCCTTTTTGCTTGGCCTGCCGTTTGGCATTGCCGCCTCCCCCTGTACCCTCCCGGTGACTATTGCCGTTCTTATCTTTCTTGCGGCTAAGGGCAGCTTTGTGCTTGGCGCGCTGTTAATGTTCAGCTATGCAGCCGGACGCAGCATACCGATACTTCTGGCTGGGACATGTACCGGGTTTATCAAGGGGATCAGGAGGTTTGACAAGATCCAGTTTGTGATGGAAAAGATTGGTGGTTTGGTTATGATTACTATCGGGGTCTATTTCATTTTCAAGTCCATCCTTAAAATTGATCTGCTGAAAATGTTCTTCTAG
- a CDS encoding response regulator transcription factor: MSVADYILLIEDDATIAEVVTAYLAEAGYRVNHYERGQEALEHARNQQPLLVVLDLSLPDIPGELVCQELKRLGDFPVIMLTAKSSEEQRLIGFSLGADDYVVKPFSARELVYRVKIALRRTIDTIHETATGKLSFNKGALLLDPECFHAIVSGNPVELSATEFKLLLRIAATPGKVFSREELLEKVLGYTCDGYDRCIDAHIKNIRHKIGDRPKNPVYIESVYGVGYRFNGVKDS; the protein is encoded by the coding sequence ATGTCAGTAGCTGATTACATTCTTCTTATTGAAGACGATGCCACAATTGCCGAAGTAGTGACGGCCTACCTGGCCGAGGCGGGCTACCGGGTGAACCACTACGAACGTGGGCAAGAGGCGCTGGAGCATGCTCGGAATCAGCAACCCTTGCTGGTGGTACTCGATTTGTCACTCCCCGACATCCCCGGTGAACTGGTCTGCCAGGAACTGAAACGGTTGGGAGACTTCCCGGTCATCATGCTCACGGCCAAATCTTCCGAGGAACAGCGTCTGATCGGATTTTCGCTTGGCGCAGACGACTATGTGGTTAAGCCGTTCAGTGCCCGTGAACTGGTGTATCGGGTGAAAATAGCGCTCAGGCGTACTATCGACACCATACATGAAACTGCGACAGGAAAATTAAGCTTCAACAAGGGAGCGCTACTACTCGACCCTGAATGCTTTCACGCCATCGTATCCGGAAACCCTGTGGAACTCTCGGCAACAGAGTTCAAATTGCTTCTGCGGATCGCTGCAACTCCGGGCAAGGTCTTCAGCCGCGAGGAACTGCTGGAAAAAGTACTCGGGTACACATGCGACGGTTATGACCGCTGCATAGACGCCCATATCAAGAACATCCGCCACAAGATCGGCGACCGGCCGAAGAATCCGGTCTACATCGAGTCGGTGTACGGCGTGGGGTATCGCTTCAATGGCGTTAAAGATTCCTGA
- a CDS encoding HAD-IC family P-type ATPase produces the protein MVACDHKVVGLLSIADEVKPETADAIASLKSLGVGNITMLTGDNARVAQAVAAQIGVDEFRAELMPQDKQSAIQEMKNEGKTVAMVGDGINDAPALALADVGIVMGGTGSDIAIEAADVTLMDGNLSRLVEFVQMSRKVLRRIKLNIFFSIIYNAIGLTLAMLGHLTPVMAVIFQEAGCVTVVLSSTLLLWAKVPGPKLRHAPALKGTT, from the coding sequence CTGGTCGCCTGTGACCACAAAGTTGTTGGACTCCTGTCAATCGCGGATGAAGTAAAGCCGGAGACAGCAGACGCGATTGCTTCACTCAAGTCGCTTGGCGTGGGCAACATTACCATGTTGACCGGCGATAATGCCAGGGTTGCACAGGCCGTAGCGGCCCAGATCGGGGTGGACGAATTCCGGGCCGAGCTCATGCCGCAGGATAAGCAGTCCGCCATCCAGGAGATGAAAAACGAAGGCAAGACCGTAGCCATGGTCGGTGATGGCATCAATGATGCTCCTGCTCTGGCGCTCGCCGATGTAGGCATTGTGATGGGAGGGACCGGCTCAGACATCGCCATTGAGGCGGCGGATGTGACACTGATGGACGGCAACCTCTCGCGTCTAGTCGAATTTGTGCAGATGTCCCGGAAGGTGTTGCGGCGGATCAAGCTCAATATATTCTTTTCCATAATCTATAACGCTATCGGCCTGACCTTGGCTATGCTCGGGCACCTGACGCCGGTTATGGCGGTCATATTCCAGGAAGCGGGCTGTGTCACAGTCGTACTCAGCTCCACGTTGCTCCTCTGGGCCAAGGTTCCCGGCCCGAAGTTACGACATGCACCTGCGCTTAAAGGAACCACATGA
- a CDS encoding permease produces the protein MLKNFADYVTFSLFGLLKGSQTGEALNFFIYDTLKIFLLLTTIIYVVAVIRTSFPPEKTKRMLSHKREYVGNILAALLGIVTPFCSCSAVPLFIGFVESGVPLGVTFSFLISSPMVNEVALIMLWGLFGWKIALIYIGTGLVVAIIAGIVIGKLKMEKYVQDYVWEMQVGNAEIVQMNFREKLNYAREYTLDLLKKIWPYVVVGVGLGAFIHGYVPADFLVRWAGRDNPFAVPIAVALGVPLYSNAAGVIPIVHALMEKGMAIGTVLAFMMAVTALSLPEAIILKNVLKNRLLAVFFGTVATAIVIVGYLFNAIL, from the coding sequence ATGCTCAAAAACTTTGCTGACTACGTTACTTTTTCCCTTTTTGGCCTGCTGAAGGGCAGCCAAACTGGTGAGGCCCTCAACTTCTTCATTTATGACACCCTGAAGATTTTCCTGCTGTTAACGACTATCATCTATGTTGTAGCGGTCATCCGCACATCATTTCCTCCAGAAAAGACCAAGCGCATGCTGTCTCACAAGCGGGAGTATGTGGGTAACATCCTGGCAGCTCTGCTGGGCATTGTGACCCCCTTCTGTTCTTGCTCGGCGGTTCCGCTCTTCATCGGTTTTGTTGAGTCGGGTGTACCGTTGGGCGTGACCTTCTCCTTCCTGATCTCCTCGCCGATGGTCAACGAGGTGGCACTTATCATGCTGTGGGGGCTGTTCGGCTGGAAGATTGCTCTTATCTACATCGGCACCGGCTTGGTCGTGGCGATTATCGCGGGTATCGTCATCGGCAAACTGAAGATGGAAAAGTACGTTCAGGATTATGTTTGGGAAATGCAAGTCGGAAATGCTGAAATTGTACAGATGAATTTCCGGGAGAAACTGAATTATGCCCGTGAATACACTCTGGATCTGCTGAAGAAGATCTGGCCTTATGTGGTGGTCGGGGTCGGCCTGGGGGCCTTCATCCACGGCTATGTACCGGCCGATTTTCTGGTGCGCTGGGCCGGGCGTGACAATCCCTTTGCCGTTCCAATTGCTGTTGCACTCGGGGTCCCGCTCTATTCTAACGCTGCTGGGGTAATTCCGATTGTGCATGCTCTTATGGAGAAGGGTATGGCAATAGGTACGGTGTTGGCTTTTATGATGGCGGTAACGGCACTGTCGCTGCCGGAGGCAATCATCCTTAAAAATGTGCTAAAGAACCGTCTCCTGGCGGTCTTTTTCGGCACAGTAGCGACGGCAATTGTCATCGTAGGTTATCTGTTCAATGCAATCCTGTAA
- the tnpA gene encoding IS200/IS605 family transposase, with protein sequence MDDTQSLCHTKWDCKYHVVWIPKCRRKVLFGRIRKYLADLFHSLARQKECKIVEGHLQPDHIHILISIPPKYSVAQVIGFIKGKSAIHIARMYLGQKKNFAGMSFWARGYFVSTVGADEETIANYIRNQEDEDKRLDQLTFLPEE encoded by the coding sequence ATGGACGACACACAAAGTTTATGCCACACGAAATGGGATTGCAAGTATCACGTTGTATGGATTCCAAAATGTCGCCGCAAGGTGCTGTTTGGTCGAATCCGGAAATATCTTGCCGACTTGTTTCATAGTCTAGCCAGGCAGAAAGAGTGCAAGATAGTGGAAGGGCACCTTCAACCTGATCATATTCACATATTGATATCGATCCCACCAAAATACTCCGTTGCACAGGTGATCGGTTTCATCAAGGGCAAAAGTGCAATCCATATTGCGCGAATGTACCTTGGTCAGAAGAAGAACTTTGCTGGTATGAGCTTTTGGGCACGTGGCTACTTTGTATCCACTGTCGGTGCTGACGAGGAAACAATTGCCAACTACATCAGGAACCAGGAAGACGAAGACAAACGTCTGGATCAATTGACATTTTTGCCCGAAGAATGA
- a CDS encoding co-chaperone YbbN → MKTLQLLILIMLTTATAYAELPSATDAAVKQALSSGKPTVIDLGARACIPCKKMAPILEGLSTEYKGKAGVLFIDVWENEAAAKKFRIQMIPTQIFFNAQGKEVKRHTGFMEKSDILKELKTAGLR, encoded by the coding sequence ATGAAGACACTTCAACTGCTCATATTGATCATGCTGACAACAGCCACGGCATACGCCGAACTTCCATCTGCAACCGATGCCGCAGTCAAACAAGCCCTGTCATCCGGTAAACCGACGGTCATTGACCTAGGCGCCCGTGCCTGCATTCCCTGCAAGAAAATGGCGCCGATTCTGGAGGGACTTTCCACTGAATACAAAGGGAAAGCCGGAGTGCTGTTCATTGATGTGTGGGAAAACGAGGCTGCTGCTAAAAAATTCAGAATTCAGATGATCCCGACCCAGATCTTCTTCAATGCCCAGGGCAAAGAGGTGAAGCGTCATACCGGATTTATGGAAAAGTCGGACATTCTAAAGGAATTGAAGACAGCAGGGCTCAGATGA
- a CDS encoding HAMP domain-containing sensor histidine kinase produces MALKIPDTLWSRLSALLLLIALAGLSSGLLVRQLIVNDFRSFMSGRMEDRSYWVMARLEGKYAETGRWDAATLADDVVWAYMMGLAVRVSDTKKHSVIDVQQAVEQMSPQMKKRVFSYAKGGIKCDFGTGTAYPLFHNGQEIGQLEILCTNPDKDLVFVTRSNRLLLLSLLIVGSLTMLLSIFLSRRITRPVERLTAAAQSLRDGDMTVRIKEEGTREFRTMADTFNRMADALAAQELLRKRLLTNAAHELRTPLTVMRLQVEQMADGMVPADQRRLTLLMGEMDRFRGILGALDDLSQAEASAMNLKKESIRLRSFLEPIVERFVCSAQEVAFTLDVPEEITIDADPDRLSQIILNLISNAVKAVDGNGRIALRARRNVNGVVMSVEDSGRGIRVEDLPFIFERFYRGFQSGMGVGLAIVKQLVEAHGGTITAANNSGDGACFQVFIPD; encoded by the coding sequence ATGGCGTTAAAGATTCCTGATACTCTCTGGTCACGATTGTCGGCCCTGTTACTGCTGATAGCCCTGGCCGGTCTCTCCTCGGGTCTGCTGGTTCGTCAACTTATCGTCAACGACTTCCGTTCCTTTATGAGCGGTCGTATGGAGGATCGCAGCTATTGGGTCATGGCGCGGCTGGAGGGGAAATACGCCGAGACGGGTCGCTGGGATGCCGCCACGCTGGCCGACGACGTTGTCTGGGCATACATGATGGGACTGGCAGTCCGGGTCAGTGATACTAAAAAACATTCCGTGATCGATGTCCAACAAGCGGTCGAGCAGATGTCGCCACAAATGAAGAAAAGGGTGTTCTCCTATGCCAAAGGGGGTATTAAATGTGATTTTGGTACCGGCACGGCATATCCGCTCTTCCATAACGGCCAGGAGATTGGCCAACTGGAGATACTTTGCACCAATCCTGATAAAGACCTTGTTTTTGTGACCCGCAGTAACCGCCTGCTGCTCCTCTCCCTGTTGATTGTCGGCTCATTGACGATGCTATTGAGTATATTTCTCTCCCGCCGTATCACTCGCCCTGTCGAGCGGCTAACTGCTGCTGCCCAATCCCTGCGTGACGGTGACATGACCGTGCGAATCAAAGAAGAGGGAACGCGGGAATTCAGAACCATGGCCGACACCTTCAACCGGATGGCTGATGCCCTGGCCGCTCAGGAATTGCTCCGCAAAAGGCTGTTGACCAACGCAGCCCATGAGTTGCGCACACCGCTTACCGTCATGCGACTGCAGGTGGAGCAGATGGCTGACGGCATGGTCCCTGCCGACCAGAGACGACTCACCCTCCTCATGGGGGAGATGGACCGCTTTCGCGGCATTCTTGGTGCGCTGGACGATCTAAGCCAGGCCGAAGCGAGCGCGATGAACCTCAAAAAAGAGTCGATCCGGCTCCGGAGTTTTCTGGAACCGATTGTGGAGCGCTTTGTCTGTTCGGCTCAAGAGGTTGCCTTCACACTCGACGTTCCTGAGGAAATTACCATTGACGCCGATCCCGACCGTTTGAGTCAGATCATTCTCAATCTCATCAGCAACGCCGTCAAGGCTGTGGATGGGAACGGACGTATTGCGCTTCGGGCACGACGTAACGTGAATGGAGTTGTCATGAGCGTTGAAGACTCAGGAAGGGGGATTCGAGTAGAAGACCTTCCCTTCATATTCGAGCGTTTTTACCGGGGATTTCAGAGTGGGATGGGGGTTGGGTTGGCTATTGTCAAGCAACTTGTCGAAGCTCACGGTGGCACAATCACTGCCGCTAATAATTCGGGAGACGGTGCCTGTTTCCAAGTTTTTATTCCGGATTGA
- a CDS encoding cation-translocating P-type ATPase, translating into MVRQDDSRNVQEILIFTLVPVIVGVLTLAAWLLGRWQVDPAFLAAGLALIATVFGGWQRFLAGFRDIAHRKITVNVFVTIAIFVTIAAGEFVPAAVIILIMAVVGALESYTLDKTRRSIRGLLDLTPPMANVRRGDEEVSVSVAELQTGDIVIVRPGDRIPVDGIITVGSATVNQAPITGESMPVEKLKGHEVFAGTLNESGRLEIRTTKIGADTTLARIVHLVEEAQESKAPIQGIADRFTVWFLPTVLILAGIGYLTSGEVKIAVAILLVACPCAFAIATPSAVAAGIANMARRSVLIKGGIFFEIAGKINSLVIDKTGTLTLGRPKVLEVISCECVSENEVLRLAAITEKYSEHPLAKAVMALAKERALEIPDPDEFRIEVGKGVETTQDGREIVVGRDVFLRGRGIAIPAQIEQALTAQSELGRTAILVACDHKVVGLLSIADEVKPETADAIASLKSLGVGNITMLTGDNARVAQAVAAQIGVDEFRAELMPQDKQSAIQEMKNEGKTVAMVGDGINDAPALALADVGIVMGGTGSDIAIEAADVTLMDGNLSRLVEFVQMSRKVLRRIKLNIFFSIIYNAIGLTLAMLGHLTPVMAVIFQEAGCVTVVLSSTLLLWAKVPGPKLRHAPALKGTT; encoded by the coding sequence ATGGTTCGACAAGATGATTCGCGAAACGTGCAGGAAATCCTGATCTTTACGCTTGTTCCGGTAATAGTGGGAGTGCTGACCCTGGCCGCTTGGCTATTGGGGCGTTGGCAGGTCGACCCTGCGTTTCTGGCTGCCGGACTTGCCCTAATTGCCACTGTTTTCGGTGGATGGCAGCGCTTTCTGGCGGGCTTTCGTGACATCGCACACCGCAAGATCACGGTCAACGTATTCGTGACAATAGCTATTTTCGTTACCATAGCCGCCGGAGAGTTTGTACCTGCGGCGGTGATCATTCTGATTATGGCCGTGGTCGGAGCTTTGGAGTCGTACACGCTCGACAAGACACGCCGGAGTATCCGTGGCCTGCTTGACCTCACCCCGCCGATGGCAAACGTGCGGCGCGGCGATGAGGAAGTCTCAGTTTCCGTAGCCGAACTGCAGACCGGAGATATCGTGATAGTACGACCGGGTGATCGCATTCCAGTGGACGGCATAATCACCGTGGGCTCGGCGACCGTTAACCAGGCACCCATCACCGGAGAATCCATGCCGGTGGAGAAACTCAAGGGCCACGAGGTCTTTGCCGGTACCCTGAATGAGAGCGGTCGTCTTGAGATACGCACCACCAAGATCGGCGCAGACACCACTCTTGCCAGAATAGTTCACTTGGTCGAAGAAGCGCAGGAGTCCAAAGCGCCCATTCAAGGGATCGCCGACCGTTTTACCGTATGGTTCCTTCCTACCGTGCTCATACTTGCAGGTATCGGGTATCTGACTTCAGGCGAGGTCAAAATAGCCGTCGCCATTCTGCTGGTTGCATGTCCCTGCGCTTTCGCCATCGCGACACCTTCGGCAGTGGCAGCAGGAATTGCCAATATGGCCCGCCGGTCTGTGCTCATCAAAGGTGGTATCTTCTTCGAAATCGCGGGTAAGATTAACTCTCTGGTCATTGACAAAACCGGTACTCTCACCTTGGGTCGTCCGAAAGTCCTGGAAGTGATCAGCTGCGAATGCGTGTCGGAAAACGAGGTGCTTCGTCTGGCTGCCATAACTGAAAAGTACTCGGAGCATCCTTTGGCAAAAGCGGTGATGGCTTTGGCCAAGGAACGAGCACTTGAGATACCGGACCCCGATGAGTTCAGAATCGAGGTTGGCAAAGGAGTCGAAACTACCCAGGATGGACGGGAGATTGTTGTTGGGAGGGATGTTTTTCTACGAGGACGGGGGATCGCTATTCCCGCTCAAATTGAACAGGCCCTGACTGCTCAATCCGAGTTAGGAAGGACGGCGATCCTGGTCGCCTGTGACCACAAAGTTGTTGGACTCCTGTCAATCGCGGATGAAGTAAAGCCGGAGACAGCAGACGCGATTGCTTCACTCAAGTCGCTTGGCGTGGGCAACATTACCATGTTGACCGGCGATAATGCCAGGGTTGCACAGGCCGTAGCGGCCCAGATCGGGGTGGACGAATTCCGGGCCGAGCTCATGCCGCAGGATAAGCAGTCCGCCATCCAGGAGATGAAAAACGAAGGCAAGACCGTAGCCATGGTCGGTGATGGCATCAATGATGCTCCTGCTCTGGCGCTCGCCGATGTAGGCATTGTGATGGGAGGGACCGGCTCAGACATCGCCATTGAGGCGGCGGATGTGACACTGATGGACGGCAACCTCTCGCGTCTAGTCGAATTTGTGCAGATGTCCCGGAAGGTGTTGCGGCGGATCAAGCTCAATATATTCTTTTCCATAATCTATAACGCTATCGGCCTGACCTTGGCTATGCTCGGGCACCTGACGCCGGTTATGGCGGTCATATTCCAGGAAGCGGGCTGTGTCACAGTCGTACTCAGCTCCACGTTGCTCCTCTGGGCCAAGGTTCCCGGCCCGAAGTTACGACATGCACCTGCGCTTAAAGGAACCACATGA
- a CDS encoding cation-translocating P-type ATPase: protein MVRQDDSRNVQEILIFTLVPVIVGVLTLAAWLLGRWQVDPAFLAAGLALIATVFGGWQRFLAGFRDIAHRKITVNVFVTIAIFVTIAAGEFVPAAVIILIMAVVGALESYTLDKTRRSIRGLLDLTPPMANVRRGDEEVSVSVAELQTGDIVIVRPGDRIPVDGIITVGSATVNQAPITGESMPVEKLKGHEVFAGTLNESGRLEIRTTKIGADTTLARIVHLVEEAQESKAPIQGIADRFTVWFLPTVLILAGIGYLTSGEVKIAVAILLVACPCAFAIATPSAVAAGIANMARRSVLIKGGIFFEIAGKINSLVIDKTGTLTLGRPKVLEVISCECVSENEVLRLAAITEKYSEHPLAKAVMALAKERALEIPDPDEFRIEVGKGVETTQDGREIVVGRDVFLRGRGSLFPLKLNRP, encoded by the coding sequence ATGGTTCGACAAGATGATTCGCGAAACGTGCAGGAAATCCTGATCTTTACGCTTGTTCCGGTAATAGTGGGAGTGCTGACCCTGGCCGCTTGGCTATTGGGGCGTTGGCAGGTCGACCCTGCGTTTCTGGCTGCCGGACTTGCCCTAATTGCCACTGTTTTCGGTGGATGGCAGCGCTTTCTGGCGGGCTTTCGTGACATCGCACACCGCAAGATCACGGTCAACGTATTCGTGACAATAGCTATTTTCGTTACCATAGCCGCCGGAGAGTTTGTACCTGCGGCGGTGATCATTCTGATTATGGCCGTGGTCGGAGCTTTGGAGTCGTACACGCTCGACAAGACACGCCGGAGTATCCGTGGCCTGCTTGACCTCACCCCGCCGATGGCAAACGTGCGGCGCGGCGATGAGGAAGTCTCAGTTTCCGTAGCCGAACTGCAGACCGGAGATATCGTGATAGTACGACCGGGTGATCGCATTCCAGTGGACGGCATAATCACCGTGGGCTCGGCGACCGTTAACCAGGCACCCATCACCGGAGAATCCATGCCGGTGGAGAAACTCAAGGGCCACGAGGTCTTTGCCGGTACCCTGAATGAGAGCGGTCGTCTTGAGATACGCACCACCAAGATCGGCGCAGACACCACTCTTGCCAGAATAGTTCACTTGGTCGAAGAAGCGCAGGAGTCCAAAGCGCCCATTCAAGGGATCGCCGACCGTTTTACCGTATGGTTCCTTCCTACCGTGCTCATACTTGCAGGTATCGGGTATCTGACTTCAGGCGAGGTCAAAATAGCCGTCGCCATTCTGCTGGTTGCATGTCCCTGCGCTTTCGCCATCGCGACACCTTCGGCAGTGGCAGCAGGAATTGCCAATATGGCCCGCCGGTCTGTGCTCATCAAAGGTGGTATCTTCTTCGAAATCGCGGGTAAGATTAACTCTCTGGTCATTGACAAAACCGGTACTCTCACCTTGGGTCGTCCGAAAGTCCTGGAAGTGATCAGCTGCGAATGCGTGTCGGAAAACGAGGTGCTTCGTCTGGCTGCCATAACTGAAAAGTACTCGGAGCATCCTTTGGCAAAAGCGGTGATGGCTTTGGCCAAGGAACGAGCACTTGAGATACCGGACCCCGATGAGTTCAGAATCGAGGTTGGCAAAGGAGTCGAAACTACCCAGGATGGACGGGAGATTGTTGTTGGGAGGGATGTTTTTCTACGAGGACGGGGATCGCTATTCCCGCTCAAATTGAACAGGCCCTGA
- a CDS encoding thioredoxin family protein, producing MKIEVLGTGCSKCKTLYENVKKAVEESGKTADVVKVEEISKIMSYGVMSTPALVVDGQVKFSGKVASVAEIMGVLS from the coding sequence ATGAAGATCGAAGTGCTCGGCACTGGCTGTTCTAAATGCAAGACCCTTTATGAAAATGTGAAGAAAGCAGTGGAAGAGAGTGGCAAGACGGCAGATGTCGTCAAGGTTGAAGAGATATCTAAAATCATGTCTTACGGTGTCATGAGCACACCGGCGCTGGTGGTTGATGGACAGGTAAAGTTTTCCGGCAAGGTCGCTTCCGTGGCGGAAATCATGGGGGTGCTGTCATGA
- a CDS encoding MOSC domain-containing protein, with protein sequence MAQVLAVCISENKGERKKPVESVEMRENHGIVGDAHAGDWHRQVSLLAQESIDKMRVLGLDVTAGDFAENITTSGIDLVKLLIGTRLQIGETLLEVTQIGKECHTRCAIFYQAGDCVMPKEGIFTKVITGGMVRREDEIVIS encoded by the coding sequence ATGGCTCAGGTACTGGCGGTCTGTATCAGCGAGAATAAAGGGGAGCGCAAGAAGCCGGTAGAATCGGTGGAAATGCGCGAGAACCATGGAATTGTCGGCGATGCCCATGCCGGTGACTGGCATCGCCAAGTGAGCCTGTTGGCACAGGAAAGCATCGACAAGATGCGAGTTCTGGGGCTGGATGTAACTGCCGGTGATTTTGCCGAGAACATCACTACCAGCGGCATTGACCTGGTCAAACTGCTGATCGGTACACGGTTACAGATCGGCGAAACTTTGCTGGAGGTAACCCAGATCGGCAAGGAGTGCCACACCCGCTGCGCCATCTTTTACCAGGCCGGCGACTGTGTCATGCCCAAGGAGGGCATTTTCACAAAAGTAATCACCGGTGGTATGGTACGACGCGAGGACGAAATAGTAATAAGTTGA
- a CDS encoding metalloregulator ArsR/SmtB family transcription factor produces MNQKEKTELPACTLKPTLEERSLITSTESGELVALFKVLANETRLRLLHALARAGELCVTELAAAVGMKPQAVSNQLQRLADRGIIMSTRQGNNIYYRVADPCALSLLSLGFCLVEEAKQRVGGL; encoded by the coding sequence ATGAATCAAAAAGAGAAAACGGAACTACCTGCTTGTACCCTCAAGCCCACCCTGGAGGAACGGAGTCTGATTACTTCCACGGAGAGTGGAGAACTCGTAGCTTTGTTCAAAGTTCTCGCCAACGAGACACGGCTTCGTTTGCTTCACGCCTTGGCTCGCGCGGGAGAGTTGTGTGTGACGGAGCTGGCGGCTGCCGTGGGGATGAAGCCACAAGCTGTTTCCAATCAGTTGCAACGCCTTGCTGACCGAGGCATCATCATGTCCACCCGACAAGGAAACAACATATATTACCGTGTAGCTGACCCGTGTGCGCTCAGTCTCCTCAGCCTCGGTTTCTGCCTTGTCGAGGAGGCCAAGCAGCGCGTCGGCGGATTATAA